One region of Emys orbicularis isolate rEmyOrb1 chromosome 4, rEmyOrb1.hap1, whole genome shotgun sequence genomic DNA includes:
- the EIF4G2 gene encoding eukaryotic translation initiation factor 4 gamma 2 yields MLGNIKFIGELGKLDLIHESILHKCIKTLLEKKKRVQLKDMGEDLECLCQIMRTVGPRLDHAKAKSLMDQYFARMRSLMLSKELPARIRFLLQDTVELREHNWVPRKAFLDNGPKTINQIRQDAVKDLGVFIPAPMAQGMRSDFFLEGPFMPPRMKLDRDPLGGLADMFGQMPGSGIGTGPGVIQDRFSPTMGRHRSNQLFNGHGGHLLPPAQSQFGDLGKSFLKNQGQSQLYHNQNQGLLSQQQGQSKDMPPRFSKKGQLNADEISLRPAQSFLMNKNQVPKLQPQITMIPPSAQPPRTQTPPLGQPPQLGLKTNPPLIQEKPAKISKKPPPSKEELLKLTEAVVTDYLNNGNTNDAINGVREMRAPKPFLPEMLSKVIIQSLDRSDEDKEKASALISLLKQEGIATSDNFMQAFLNVLDQCPKLEVDIPLVKSYLAQFAARAIISELVSISELAQPLESGTHFPLFLLCLQQLAKLQDREWLTELFQQSKVNMQKMLPEIDQNKDRMLEILEGKGLSFLFPLLKLEKELLKQIKLDPSPQAIYKWIKDNISPKLHVDKGFVNILMTSFLQYISSEVSPPNDEPDSSSAPSKEQLEQEKQLLLSFKPVMQKFLHDHVDLQVSALYALQVHCYNNNFPKGMLLRFFVHFYDMEIIEEEAFLAWKEDITQEFPGKGKALFQVNQWLTWLETAEEEESEEDAD; encoded by the exons ATGCTGGGGAACATCAAATTCATTGGAGAACTTGGCAAGCTTGATCTTATTCATGAATCTATCCTTCATAagtgcatcaaaaca CTTTtggaaaagaagaagagagtCCAACTCAAGGATATGGGGGAGGATTTGGAGTGCCTCTGTCAGATAATGAGGACAGTGGGACCTAGACTAGACCATGCAAAAGCCAAG TCCTTAATGGATCAGTACTTTGCCCGTATGCGCTCCTTGATGTTAAGTAAGGAATTGCCAGCAAGGATTCGTTTCCTGCTGCAG GATACTGTGGAGTTGAGAGAACACAACTGGGTTCCTCGCAAAGCTTTTCTTGACAATGGACCAAAGACTATCAATCAAATCCGTCAAGATGCAGTAAAA GATCTGGGAGTCTTTATTCCTGCTCCTATGGCTCAAGGGATGAGAAGCGACTTCTTTCTGGAGGGACCGTTTATGCCACCCAGGATGAAACTTGACAGGGACCCACTTGGAGGGCTTGCTGATATGTTTGGACAAATGCCAG GTAGCGGAATTGGTACTGGTCCAGGAGTTATTCAGGATAGATTTTCACCAACCATGGGACGTCATCGTTCAAATCAACTTTTCAATGGCCATGGGGGACACCTCCTGCCTCCTGCTCAATCCCAGTTTGGAGATCTAGGCAAAtcttttttgaaaaatcag GGGCAAAGCCAGCTCTACCATAACCAGAATCAGGGACTGTTATCCCAGCAACAAGGACAGTCGAAGGATATGCCACCTCGGTTTTCTAAGAAAGGACAGCTTAATGCAGATGAG ATTAGCCTGAGACCTGCTCAATCTTTTCTAATGAATAAGAACCAAGTGCCAAAGCTTCAGCCCCAAATAACTATGATTCCTCCCAGTGCACAACCACCACGCACTCAGACACCACCTTTGGGACAG CCTCCTCAGCTTGGTCTCAAAACAAATCCACCACTTATTCAAGAGAAGCCTGCAAAGATCAGTAAAAAGCCGCCACCTTCTAAGGAAGAATTGCTTAAACTCACT GAAGCTGTTGTGACTGACTATCTGAACAATGGAAATACAAATGATGCTATCAATGGTGTGAGAGAAATGAGGGCTCCAAAGCCCTTCTTACCTGAGATGTTGAGCAAAGTAATCATTCAATCCCTAGACCGATCAGATGAAGATAAAGAGAAAGCAAGTGCTTTGATCAGCTTACTCAAACAGGAAGGAATAGCCACTAGTGACAACTTCATGCAG GCATTCCTGAATGTATTGGACCAGTGTCCCAAACTGGAGGTAGACATCCCTTTGGTGAAATCCTACTTAGCACAGTTTGCAGCCCGTGCCATTATTTCAGAACTGGTGAGCATTTCAGAACTGGCTCAACCACTGGAGAGTGGTAcccatttccccctcttcttGCTTTGCCTTCAGCAGTTAGCTAAGTTACAAGACCGGGAATGGCTAACTGAACTCTTCCAACAAAGCAAAGTCAACATGCAGAAGATGTTGCCAG AAATTGATCAGAATAAGGATCGTATGCTGGAGATCTTGGAAGGGAAAGGACTGAGTTTCTTGTTCCCACTTCTGAAACTGGAGAAGGAACTGTTGAAGCAAATAAAGTTGGATCCATCCCCTCAAGCCATCTATAAATGGATTAAAGACAACATTTCACCCAAACTTCATGTAGATAAGGGATTTGTGAATATTTTGATGACAAG TTTCTTGCAGTATATTTCAAGTGAAGTGAGCCCGCCTAATGACGAACCAGATTCTTCATCTGCTCCTTCTAAAGAGCAGTTAGAACAGGAAAAACAACTGCTTCTTTCCTTCAAGCCAGTAATGCAGAAGTTTCTTCATGACCATGTTGATCTACAAGTGAGTGCTCTGTATGCACTTCAGGTGCACTGCTACAACAACAACTTTCCAAAAG gCATGTTACTGCGCTTTTTTGTTCATTTCTACGACATGGAAATTATTGAAGAGGAAGCCTTTTTGGCATGGAAAGAGGATATTACTCAAGAGTTTCCAGGGAAGGGCAAAGCTTTATTCCAG GTAAACCAGTGGCTAACCTGGCTGGAAACTGCTGAAGAGGAAGAATCTGAAGAAGATGCTGACTAA